One genomic segment of Lytechinus pictus isolate F3 Inbred chromosome 18, Lp3.0, whole genome shotgun sequence includes these proteins:
- the LOC129282049 gene encoding pituitary homeobox x-like: protein MNACTEKDRAMAFVEPYFGGRAFRPRYCATISLRELGETPSVWFKNRRAKWRKRERNQLHELKNGLGAGFNGLMQPFDDGLYSGYSYNNWAAAKTANHLGTKSFAWSLNTVNPLSMTSQQMCFNPPPTTLSSTFSAATPVNGVGQGLNSLNNAAAAAAVGAASYPYGSPPGAPPYMYREPCTNSIASLRLKAKQHHSSNVPGLSYPVRQSPTLSACQYAGLNGPAT from the exons ATGAATGCTTGCACCGAGAAAGACAGAGCGATGGCATTTGTAGAGCCATATTTCGGCGGGCGCGCATTCAGACCGAGGTATTGCGCCACAATATCCCTGAGGGAACTCGGCGAAACTCCCAGT GTCTGGTTCAAAAATCGAAGAGCGAAATGGCGCAAACGGGAACGAAACCAACTACACGAGTTAAAGAACGGTCTCGGTGCTGGCTTCAACGGCCTCATGCAGCCTTTCGATGACGGCCTCTACTCAGGCTATTCATACAACAACTGGGCAGCAGCTAAAACCGCCAACCACCTGGGTACCAAGAGTTTTGCGTGGTCATTGAACACGGTGAACCCATTGTCGATGACCAGCCAACAGATGTGTTTCAACCCCCCACCGACCACGCTGAGCTCGACTTTCTCTGCCGCGACCCCTGTCAACGGCGTTGGCCAAGGGTTGAACTCTCTCAACAACGCCGCAGCCGCTGCAGCCGTGGGCGCCGCCAGCTACCCTTACGGTTCACCGCCTGGAGCGCCGCCGTATATGTATCGTGAGCCATGTACAAACAGCATTGCTTCACTTCGCCTCAAAGCCAAGCAACATCATTCCTCCAACGTACCCGGTTTGAGCTACCCAGTCCGCCAGAGCCCCACGCTTTCAGCTTGCCAATACGCTGGTCTCAACGGTCCCGCAACATGA